GGGTATGCAGACGGCAGAGGGTCGACGTGAGAGTTGGAAGCGCTTGCGAAAAGGGTTTCTCGCAGAAGGCGCGTGGGGTGCGCGGGACTTCGCCCCGACGGAGGAACTACGGGAAGGACGTTTGCGAGTGAGTCGGATCGATTGGAGGAGAAGGGCGCAGGCACGGGGGAAACACGCTTTCGGGAGAAAGGGAGGGAATGGGATGTCTACGATGAAGGTGCGGACCTTTCCCGCTTCGGAACCGCTCAAGCAGGCCACCGGCACCTACCGGAAGGGCGAACTCCGGGGCATCATCCACATCAATCCGGACCGGTGCGTAGGCTGCGATACGTGCCGCAAGGTGTGCCCCGCAGACGCGATTTCCGGAGAAATCGGCGTCACGCACAAGATCGACGTCGACCGGTGCATCAACTGCGGTCAGTGCCTCACGAACTGCCCGTTCGGAGCCATCGAGCAGATGAGCCAACTCGAGCTCGTGGAAAAGAAGCTCAAGGACGGCAAGACGACGGTCGTCGGAATCCCCGCGCCGGCTGTGCGCGTGGCGATCGCCGAGGAGTTCGGTCAGCCTCCGGGCACGCTCACCGTCGGACAGCTCCACGCGGCGCTCAAGAAGGCCGGATTTAAGATCTACGACAACAACTACGCGGCGGACCAGACGATCCTCGAAGAGGGGACGGAGCTCGTCGGGCGCATCCTGTACAACATCTTCGGCCTCAAAAAGGTCACCCTCAAGCTCTGGGGGAAGGAGTTCACCCTCAACCTCGAAGAGCTCAAGCCCGGGCCCTTGCCGCAGTTTACGAGCTGCTGCCCGGCGTGGGTGCGCTTTGCCGAACTCTACTACCCGGACATCTTGCCGCACCTCTCGAGCGCCCGTAGCCCGCTCCTCATGGCCGGGCCTACGGCCAAGACGTACGGCGCCCTCAAGGTTTGGAAGGTCGACCCGCGCGACGTCTTTACCGTAGGGATCATGCCCTGCACGGCCAAGATCTTCGAGGCGTCGCGGCCGGAGTTTACGGCGGCCCAGCACTACCTCGAGGAAAAGGGGATCATCCCGCACGGGACGGAGATGCGCGACGTAGACGCCGTGATCACGACGCGCGAACTCGCCCAGCTCTTCCGCGACTTCGGCATCGACCTCCTCTCCATGCCCAAGGATTCCGAAGACAAACCGCAGGAATTCGAACAGTACTCCGGCGGTGCGACGATCTTCGGCGTGAGCGGCGGGGTCATGGAGGCGGCGGTGCGCTTCGCCTTTGCCGTGCTCTCTGGTCAGGAACCTTCGGCCGTTGACAAGACGTGGGACTTCGAAGCGGTCCGCGGCTACACGAACGCTGTGGCGGCGGCGACGATCCGCGTGCCCTTGGCGCCGGAGTTCCAAAAGGCCCTCGGAGCGGACCACTTCGACCTCAAGGTGGCGACGGTGAACGGGATCGGAACGCACGCCTCCCACCTAAAGCCCATCCTCCGCGAAGTTGCGGAAGGAAAGAGCGAGTTCCACTTCATCGAGGTCATGACGTGCCCCGGCGGGTGCATCAACGGTGGAGGTCAGCCGGTAAACCCGATGGGTACGTCGTGGATCGACCCGCTGCTTCCGCTCGTGCGTGTGTGAGGTTGGGCAGAAAAATCCGGGGAAAGGAGGACTCCTGCGATGGCCGTAGAAAGGGAAGTTCGTCCGGCGGCGGAAGTCGAAGTGCAAGAACCCGAGGTGTACGTGGAGCCTCCGCTCGACCGCGGGATCACGCGGCGTTCCTTCCTCACCCTTGCGGGTGTGGGCGTCGCCCTTCTCGCCCTCGGCGGATACAAGCTCACGGACATCATCGCGAAGCGGAACAAGTACATCCAGATGCGCCAGGCCGGCCTGTACAAGGACGACAAGCGCGTACGGGAAAAGCTCGGCCTCGCCGCGAGCCACCAGACGCCCATGATCAAGACCTTTTACGAGGAGTTCGGCGAACACCCCGTGAGCCACGTCACGCACCACCTGCTCCACACGTCCTACGCGCCGCGCTCCAAGTTCCGCCTCGACCTGTAAGGGAATAGCTGCCCGTGCGGCATGCGCGAGAATTTTCGGGAGGTGAACGTTCGTGGCGCAAAAGGTGGCCCTCAAGCACAGCCTGCCGAGCCAGCTCATGCACTTTACGCTCCTCGTGACGTGGTTCGGCCTTGCGATCACGGGCTTCGGCGTGTACTTCGGTTGGGTAAGCGATGCGACGGCGGCGGCCTTCATGCGCTGGCACGTCTACTTCGGCGCCGTCCTCACGTTTGCGACCTTGGCCTACGCCATCTTCGCCTTCGACCGTGCCGTGTACTTTCTCAAGGAGATCTTCACCTGGGACCGCGACACCTGGCTGTGGTGGACGAACCTCGGCGGTTACCCGTACAAGTTCCTCAAAATCGGCTCGCCCAAGACCTACCCGCAGTCCAAGTACAACGCGGGGCAAAAGTTCTACG
This is a stretch of genomic DNA from Brockia lithotrophica. It encodes these proteins:
- a CDS encoding iron hydrogenase small subunit; translated protein: MAVEREVRPAAEVEVQEPEVYVEPPLDRGITRRSFLTLAGVGVALLALGGYKLTDIIAKRNKYIQMRQAGLYKDDKRVREKLGLAASHQTPMIKTFYEEFGEHPVSHVTHHLLHTSYAPRSKFRLDL
- a CDS encoding cytochrome b/b6 domain-containing protein produces the protein MAQKVALKHSLPSQLMHFTLLVTWFGLAITGFGVYFGWVSDATAAAFMRWHVYFGAVLTFATLAYAIFAFDRAVYFLKEIFTWDRDTWLWWTNLGGYPYKFLKIGSPKTYPQSKYNAGQKFYAILVVFTVLLVIVTGWSLYYFPQALGKYWAALFFNLHVWVTLFVTLFMLFVHVPLALIMFTDFKAMFRFGAGYVPMEYAEEHSPKWAEKLVPVAEVEAERAARRGKGAGVAPQA
- a CDS encoding [Fe-Fe] hydrogenase large subunit C-terminal domain-containing protein; the protein is MSTMKVRTFPASEPLKQATGTYRKGELRGIIHINPDRCVGCDTCRKVCPADAISGEIGVTHKIDVDRCINCGQCLTNCPFGAIEQMSQLELVEKKLKDGKTTVVGIPAPAVRVAIAEEFGQPPGTLTVGQLHAALKKAGFKIYDNNYAADQTILEEGTELVGRILYNIFGLKKVTLKLWGKEFTLNLEELKPGPLPQFTSCCPAWVRFAELYYPDILPHLSSARSPLLMAGPTAKTYGALKVWKVDPRDVFTVGIMPCTAKIFEASRPEFTAAQHYLEEKGIIPHGTEMRDVDAVITTRELAQLFRDFGIDLLSMPKDSEDKPQEFEQYSGGATIFGVSGGVMEAAVRFAFAVLSGQEPSAVDKTWDFEAVRGYTNAVAAATIRVPLAPEFQKALGADHFDLKVATVNGIGTHASHLKPILREVAEGKSEFHFIEVMTCPGGCINGGGQPVNPMGTSWIDPLLPLVRV